The stretch of DNA TGAAGCTGGTGACGGTGGCAGAAATGAGGACACTGGGCAAACTGCTGGACATTATGGACACAGCAAACAGTGGAGTCTGTTCAGTGAGAGACTGCTCCTTCCCATGTGTAGGACTAACAGACTCAAGAACTCCTTTGTTCCTCATGCCATCAGGCTctacaactcctcactcagggtgaggaggaggtaggCCACAGAGGACAAAAGAGAAGGAGTAGTGGTAGTCAGTCACCCACATACTgcgcaatatatatatatattttatatatatttgttatatttgatACTTGATAtctgttatttgtaatttaatcgGTTAAGAGTctactgtatattgtacatTGTCTGTTTAATCGGTTAAGAGTTTATTGGATATTGTACATTCTTTAttctatttcttatttcttttgtatacagctgctggaaatataaTTTCCTGGAAGAAGTCATTccaaagggatcaataaagtctaagtctaagtcttaaAAAGACAGGCACAATTAATACAACTGGCTGCACACCTGTAAGAATCCGATGAAATGGTCGGACAAGCTGGTATGGCAGGCCATTAAATCAGTAAGTGAATCAATGAGTCAACAAACAGTCATCAATAGTGCCTCCAGATTTCGGGAAATGATGAAGTAAATGTTTGTACTTTGCCTTGGTTTCAcaacatctttgtgtttttttatgtgacatgtgactgtgtgtttacaCACTGCAAATCCAGGACCAAAAGGCAAAGCCTTTACCTTGTTGAACATTGATCTCCTTTTGTTGATCAAAAAGTTAATAAGTCCCAGGATGGTCTTTGTCCAGCCCCACTGTCACTGAGCATCACTCCCCATTTTGAAATAAAGGTGCTGTTCCTACAGTATTCTCTCATTTTTACATTGCTCTCCACTTAAATGTTCAACATGGGAATTTCTATCCACTGGAATTGGATTTCTGTGCTGTTATGTTTTCTCTGTATGGGTAAGGTActtttacattaaatataaaaatacaagtCAAGCTGAGTTTTGTGTAACATagagattataaaaaaaaaaaaaatctcttgagATGTATGTATCAAAAAGGGGATTTTGTgaattttacacattaaaatgagcGCAGGCGTGACTAGAGACTTCTAAAAAGCAAATAGGAATACTAAACTCTTGCCTGCCATTTCTCTACAGGTGACGTTCATTGTAATTGTCCAGAGGATAATATACAAATTGAAGGAGGTAATTTCACACTGACCAAGGGGCTGCAGAGAGACAGCATATTGGTGTATAGCTGTCGTGAAGGCTATTATCCATACCCCGCCTCGCATCGTGTGTGCCAGGCTAATGACAGGTGGAATCCACCACCCAAAAAATTTTTACCTCAGAGATGCAGACGTGAGTAAGAGTGTTTCTCACATTTCCTCAGGCCACTTGCTATGCATGATAGCGGGTGATATCttggtttattttttcagttgtcGAATGCCCTGACCCCAGCGTGCTGGAATACGGAAATGTCTTCCCTCCCCAGGAGAAGTACTTTGTGGACAACGAGACCACGTACGAATGCTACTCTGGGTACACACTGAGAGGGTCATCTAGACGTGTTTGCTTAAAAAATGGCAAGTGGAGCGGCTCCATTCCCATCTGCAGCCACGATTGTAAGTTTTGATTAAGTTTTAAGGTActttttatctatctatctagacacacacgcacacacacacacacacacacacacacacacacacacacacacacacacacacacacacacacacacacattattgtATTAATGTTTCATAATAGTTGTATTGGTACTTATGTTAAGGAtcctttttcatcatttgtaCATTTAGGGTGCATTCTCTTTTGTATTATGACAAATCTTTTATGCAATATCTATTCCAATCCAATCCAACTTTAAGAAACAACTTTAAACAACTTCCTGTACAGAAgagtaaataaaagacaataaataggAGTAAATATCTATTGTTTTTCTGCCCTTCTTACTACAGCTGGTGCTGATTGTGCTGATCCTGGTATTCCAGCTGGAGGCTCAAGAGTAGGAAACATGTTTGGTATTGACGACAGGGTGCAATACTCATGCAACAACAACCTGTTTTTGGTGGGCTCCAAGGAAAGAGTGTGTCAAGAGAGTGGCCAGTGGACTGGTACAGAGCCATCATGCTACTGTAAGGCAGAAATCTATACATGCTGTTTCAGTACCTGGAAGTGCAAATACGTTCTTGTATTTATCTGATAattccacagtttttttttttctttgaaagacAGTAAGTCAATAGATGTGACTTAGTGGTAAACAGGCTAGGTGACGCAACTTGGCTGCTTATATAAACCAGGGGACAAATGACATTTCATGCCAATAATGTGATCGTAGTTAAAAATTGGGGATGTAAATGTTCAAACTTGAGATTATCATCacataaagcagaaaaacaaggaaaactaCACGAGAAAATTCTATCCACACAGATGTACATTTTCATCAGTGTGTTATTGCAAACTGGATTTTCAGgcaagcttttctttttctttttcttttcgttttttttgcGAGGTTAATGAGGCGTTAGTGTTGATCCCATCACAACTACTGTGAGACAGAAACCCCATCCTCAACACCCATTCTGATGTCCaaatattttagtaattttAAAGTTATTATACTCCACCATGCACAccctacaccaatcagccacaacattataacccctgaagtgaataacatgtaccacccataATgccctaatgttatgcctgataagtGTATATGTGCTGTGACTAGAAAGCCGTTTGACAGGGTTTGAACTCATCTGTCTGGCTTCTGGTTGCAACACATGAAAGATCTCCAGTGCAGactgaattaaaatatttcctGATATCATGAACCCCCTCTATATTTGAACAATGGAGGGAAGCTGATGGTGGATCACATATCAATTCTTACTGGTTGGTCAGGCAGATGCATGCAGACCAACCAGCAGGGGTCACTCCTCCACTGACAAATGATCCCTTATGCACCATTGTAGTCTAAACACTGCCTGAAATGCTGAGAGATGAAGTCCCTTCTCTTGTGTGATGAATGCTTTTGCtcactgtttcctgtttgcAGGGCTTTAACTTAAGCAtcgctgaagaaaaaaaaaaaaaatcaataatcacAAACCTTTGTTCTTGTGCCTTTTACTTcttgcagacaaacacacctaTGACACTCCACTGGAGGTATCAGCAGCATTTGGCAGTGCCATCAAAGGAAGCCTCACTACATTAGAGTCCACTGGTCAGTTACTATACCTAACTCAATGATTACGTTTTTTGTTTGGTAATACTACGTGCTAATTTCAGCAACACACTCCGATTTAGTTAACTCCATCAAAAGCTACTCCTGTGTACAATtacaaaagacatttattttgtgtgcacTAATTCCAACAACTGCCTAATTTatccttctcttttctcattatcaagaaaagaaatgctgtGACATATAATCTGTGTTATACAGTAACAGTATCTGTTGTTGTTCAGATGACACACAGGCGGGGAGAAAAATCAGGATTACAAAAAATGGTACACTTAACATCTATATTGCTGTGGATATTTCTGCGAGCATCGAAGAGAAATACTTCAATCAGTCAAAAAATGTTGTCATAAAACTTATGGAAAAGGTGAGTCACAATAAGCTTTTctcttgattaaaaaaagaaaaatgcttcaGAAGGTTTTATTTAGAAAAGGTGACCCTGTCGTATAAAATGCTGAATCTGGTAACAGTCAGCAACATTTTGCTTTACTCAGTTCAGAGGCTTGAGGATGCACATGGGGTTAAACACAAACTGCTGTTGGTGGAAGCTGGCAATGCATTTCCTGAGTTGTTAAAATTTGCTAGAAATATAGAAGTTAGTGTGATTTGCTTGGACATTTCATCACTCAGTTGATCTTTTAAGGAAACCATTGACAAGTCTTTGGACAAGACTTTGGACTTTGGACGGCAGCTGTACTTCTTGGtcaaaaatataaagaacatAACTGAAAACgtgttcagaaatgtttttaccCCCTCACATACTCTCAATGTGGATCAATGGCAGCCTGAATAATGCTTGAAGTTTTTTACATTGTCTGGCACACTTTAATAAGCACGTTTGGCAGGCTGTACACATAACATGTACAAAGAGAATCTCATCCAATTTGGCTGCCAGCACAGCAGCCCATTAGAAGTAAATTTTATCATGAATTGCAGATCATAATGTTGACTGATGTTTCTTGGCCCAAGTCCGTTGGCTTGCTGTCAATGCACATTGTGGGATACTCTTTGTGCTGATAAACTGATCAATTACTCAACGAAATAACAGTCATAAGCACTTTGAAACGTGAGCAGGTGTTGcattaacaaaatatttcatGGCACCCCCACAAACGTACATGCATTTATAAagatgtttcacattttgtgtccaCAGATTGCCTCCTTTAGCGTGACTCCAAACTATGAAATcgtctttttctcctctgaacTATATGAGGTAGTCAACATTCTTGATTTTTTTGACAGCACAGTGAGTCTTAGCACCACCAAGAGTGAATTGGAAAAATTTAAGATAGGTGGTAAGTCAAGCACAAAGAGATGCTTTTATTGCACCATTTCACCCTAATATAAAgtttcacagtgtgtgtgtgtgtgtgtgtgtgtgtgtgtgtgtgtgtgtgtgtgtgtgtgtgtgttttgactcaaagacagaaacactggAACAGATCTGAACAGGGTATTCATGACCTTCTTGGAGCGAATGGCTGTCATAAAGCGTCGAGTTggagaaaagacatttaaggAACATCGTCATGTCATCATCCTTTTTTCAGATGGTAATTTGAGTTATTTTCAAATTAGGTGTTTTCAGAGGTgtttatcatttaaatacattgcTTTCTTTCACTGTAGGTGCTTACAATATGGGCGGTTCCCCTGCACCCACTGTGGAACAAATAAAGAACATGGTATATATGAACCACACTACTGAGCAGCAGGCCGAATCCAGAGAAGACTATCTTGGTGCGTTTCCTTATTATATGTAACATGCGGTTGCATATAATGAAGCACAGTCTCGCTGGCAGCTTTAAAGCAGAATGTGATTTAGCTCACCCTAACATATCGTGTCACTCTGTTACAGACATTTACGTTTTTGCCATTGGCGATCTGATCTTTGATGATGACCTGCAGCCCCTCACTACACAAGAACAAGGCACACGCCATTACTTCAGAATGAAAGACTATGAAAATTTGGAAGACATGTTTGACGAAATAATTGGTAAGTCAGGGGTTTTTCTTCACTATGGAAACGGTCATCACCTCTGTTGTCTTCTGTAGACATCCAGACCCTTTTGAGTTCCCCAGCTCACCagtgtgctctttttttctcagaatgtaccaaTTATTTGTCCAATCCCTTTGATCTATCTCTCTGAcagtttatgtattttttcttcccctgtATGAGATGATAACTGGATGCATGGTTCTCTTGCTTCCTAAAGTATCTGAGACCAAACAGAACCATTAGCCTTGATCTAAACTAATTACTATTGGATCAGGAATGGACATATATTATAAAGTAACACAGTGAACCAGTAACTGTAATTGGTTCCTGACAGTGAATCCCAAACTGAATGTGAAGATTTTATTAAACATCAACCCTTTTTTACATATTGCGATAGAGCCATAACATAGATGCTGTCACATGagcaacagtgtttttaattacaatgtcttttttcttgCAGATGAAGAAGATGTTAAGGGTCTATGTGGTCTTTACAGGGAACCTAATACAAAAGatgacaagaaaacacaacggAGGAAGAAGTACCCATGGTTTGCATTTGTTATTGTCCAGGTGAGTGTTGATTTGGCTTCTCTGCCAGATGTtgtgctgaaaaaaataaataaaataggaatAAATTATATCCATTAAGTACACCTATTCAGCTAtattacatttgtatttttcctttaaaatttAAGAAtggagaaaagacaaagaaatgtaTTGGCTCTCTGGTGACACGAAGGTTTGTGTTGACTGCTGCTCATTGTTTCACATTCGGTGATTTGCCTCAACATGTCAAAGTTGAAATTGATGATGGACAGGGTACAAAAGGTAAGACCTTTTCTTATGTGAACATGATACTTGatgcaatatttatttactggctttagtaaagtatatttttacataatatttttacataatATAGTATTGCATTGGTTATCTATTTTGATGTTAGACTGTTTAGACTACACTGTTATGGTCTTGTCTT from Mugil cephalus isolate CIBA_MC_2020 chromosome 15, CIBA_Mcephalus_1.1, whole genome shotgun sequence encodes:
- the LOC125021287 gene encoding complement factor B-like codes for the protein MFNMGISIHWNWISVLLCFLCMGDVHCNCPEDNIQIEGGNFTLTKGLQRDSILVYSCREGYYPYPASHRVCQANDRWNPPPKKFLPQRCRLVECPDPSVLEYGNVFPPQEKYFVDNETTYECYSGYTLRGSSRRVCLKNGKWSGSIPICSHDSGADCADPGIPAGGSRVGNMFGIDDRVQYSCNNNLFLVGSKERVCQESGQWTGTEPSCYYKHTYDTPLEVSAAFGSAIKGSLTTLESTDDTQAGRKIRITKNGTLNIYIAVDISASIEEKYFNQSKNVVIKLMEKIASFSVTPNYEIVFFSSELYEVVNILDFFDSTVSLSTTKSELEKFKIGDRNTGTDLNRVFMTFLERMAVIKRRVGEKTFKEHRHVIILFSDGAYNMGGSPAPTVEQIKNMVYMNHTTEQQAESREDYLDIYVFAIGDLIFDDDLQPLTTQEQGTRHYFRMKDYENLEDMFDEIIDEEDVKGLCGLYREPNTKDDKKTQRRKKYPWFAFVIVQNGEKTKKCIGSLVTRRFVLTAAHCFTFGDLPQHVKVEIDDGQGTKVKKIDTFKLHPDYNIRAKSNLGIQEFYDYDVALIQLSADVQISSVVRPICIPCTQETSTALKLADKSTCKQQEQLLLKNYLERLSFLTREEETVAEKDVHAKIGANRDECIKHALKAPEIPKNITSPEELVTENFLCTGGLEPVRDDVACRGDSGGAVFKNYEQRTIQVALVSWGTRDLCQIKNFPDPVKESRDFHINLFKVVPFLKSILGNEQQDDYAPLSFLEN